The Ranitomeya variabilis isolate aRanVar5 chromosome 7, aRanVar5.hap1, whole genome shotgun sequence genome includes a window with the following:
- the LOC143785888 gene encoding uncharacterized protein LOC143785888: MSSSDSPPPQQQRVSEAESDEELSEGGETGGEMQVEEEPSAAAAAPAAAAEGSPRQSQSRRTRRHGRPSASQRAPAEEEDDDDDDIDVDCLIEEVREREPLWNMADRRHADTGVTRRLWDEVCRTLFPRRESLHPQQQSKLVGKVRKRWRSLRDRFKREFNDEMKAPSGSAGRKRSRYKYGQALSFLRRTMLSRVTFSSHRAPASSSAPSEAIPPESATEGHVGRPHTSVPSSDPSVLSSDPSVPSTSSAPSSGALLQASLLASDAEQLAFPLPHPSDPATSTPPLGSWRQRQRGQERSYAPEFLHLNASFQGSFKILGEQVTAGFNMVQSRISETSQETSSRLDRLHSAVSPDPANLFFQSMLMSMEKLSFEQQMRVMNTCHNAALQAINESTHTPHHTSTPIPHQAPFPHHTPHYQTQPQYPHQQHYQTQLQSPHQHHYQTPRHSHYPTQSQYPTQSPQQSRPLDQITSPMFSLLNFSLPPTPTPPPSGQPLGLTPTSTAPQTSRVSPPIDVVQPSGTSSSHISTQHFENL; the protein is encoded by the exons atgtcctcttctgacagccctcctccacagcaacagcgtgtatcg gaagctgaatcagatgaggagctgtcagaagggggcgagacgggtggagagatgcaagtggaggaggaaccaagt gctgctgctgctgctcctgctgctgccgctgaaggctctcccagacagtcccagagtcggcggactcgtcgccacggtcggccatca gcttcacagcgtgctcccgcagaagaggaggatgatgatgatgatgacattgatgtagactgtctcatcgaggaggttcgtgagcgggagccgctgtggaacatggctgaccgcaggcatgcagataccggtgtcacccgtcggctctgggacgaagtgtgtcgcaccctgtttccaaggcgggagagccttcatcctcagcagcagagcaaactag ttggaaaggttaggaagcggtggcggtcactgagggatcgctttaagagggaattcaatgatgagatgaaggccccgagtggctctgcaggaaggaagaggagcagatataaatatggccaggccctctccttcctgaggcgaaccatgctaagcagagt caccttctccagccaccgggcgcctgcatcttcctctgcgccctctgaagcgatccctcctgagtccgccactgagggccacgtcggtaggccccacacctctgtcccctcctctgacccctctgtcctctcctctgacccctctgtcccctccacttcatccgccccaagcagtggagcattattgcaggcttcattgctcgcatctgatgctgaacagttagcgttccctttaccccacccctctgatcctgccacctcgacaccaccattaggttcgtggcggcagcgccagaggggtcaggaaaggagctatgctcctgagttcttacacctgaatgcatccttccaaggctctttcaaaattttgggagagcaagtgactgctggtttcaacatggtgcaatcacgcatcagtgaaacaagccaggaaaccagcagtcgcttggataggctgcattcagctgtaagtcccgatccggccaacctttttttccaatccatgctcatgagcatggagaagctttcttttgagcaacagatgcgggtaatgaatacctgccataatgctgcactgcaggccattaatgaatcgacccacacacctcaccacacctccactccaattccacaccaggccccatttccacaccataccccccattaccaaacccagccccaatacccacaccagcagcattaccaaacccagctccaatccccacaccagcaccattaccaaaccccacgccactcccactaccctacccagtcacaatacccgacccagtccccacaacaatcccggcccctagaccaaattacttccccaatgttttccttactgaacttttctcttccacctaccccaacaccacccccctctggtcagcctcttggtttaacccccacttccactgcaccccaaacaagtagggtttccccacctatcgacgtggtccaaccttccggcacatcctcctctcatatctccacccaacactttgaaaatttgtaa